The following are encoded in a window of Mustela nigripes isolate SB6536 chromosome 1, MUSNIG.SB6536, whole genome shotgun sequence genomic DNA:
- the ATL3 gene encoding atlastin-3 isoform X1 gives MSAQNRDPQAGHPESVELQFPTDHRTQGALPGDAMESGKPGPVQVVLVQKDQHSYELEEKALASILLQDHIRDLDVVVVSVAGAFRKGKSFFLDFMLRYLYFQKEGGHSNWLGDSEEPLTGFSWRGGSDPETTGIQIWSEVFTVEKPGGKKVAVVLMDTQGAFDSQSTVKDCATIFALSTMTSSVQIYNLSQNIQEDDLQQLQLFTEYGRLAMDEIFQKPFQTLMFLVRDWSFPYEYSYGLEGGMSFLDKRLQVKEHQHEEIQNVRNHIHSCFSNVTCFLLPHPGLQVATSPDFDGKLKDIASEFKEQLQVLIPFVLNPANLMEKEINGSKVTCRGLLEYFKAYIKIYQGEDLPHPKSMLQATAEANNLAAAASAKDIYYNNMEEVCGGEKPYLSPDILEEKHCEFKQLALDHFRKTKKMGGQDFSLHYQQELEEEIRELYENFCKHNASKNVFSTFRTPTVLFTGIVILYIASGLTGFVGLEIVAQLFNCMVGLLLIALLTWGYIRYSGQYRELGGAIDSGAAYVLEQATSHMGNSTQAAMRDAVVGRPPVDKKAQ, from the exons GTGATGCCATGGAGAGTGGAAAGCCTGGCCCAGTGCAGGTTGTTTTGGTTCAGAAAGACCAGCATTCCTATGAGCTAGAAGAGAAAGCCTTGGCCAGCATTCTCTTGCAGGACCACATCCGAGACCTTGATGTGGTGGTGGTGTCGGTGGCTGGTGCCTTCCGAAAGGGCAAGTCCTTCTTCCTGGACTTCATGCTACGATATTTATATTTCCAG aagGAAGGTGGCCATTCAAATTGGTTGGGTGACTCAGAAGAACCATTAACAGGGTTTTCATGGAGAGGGGGCTCTGACCCAGAAACAACAGGGATTCAGATCTGGAGTGAAGTTTTTACTGTGGAGAAGCCGGGTGGGAAGAAG gTTGCAGTTGTTCTGATGGATACCCAGGGGGCGTTTGACAGCCAGTCTACTGTGAAGGACTGTGCCACCATCTTCGCTCTAAGCACCATGACTAGTTCTGTTCAG atttaTAATTTGTCCCAGAACATTCAGGAAGACGATCTTCAGCAGCTACAG ctcttcACAGAATACGGTCGTCTGGCAATGGATGAAATTTTCCAAAAGCCCTTCCAG ACGCTGATGTTTTTGGTTCGAGACTGGAGTTTCCCTTACGAATACAGCTATGGACTAGAGGGAGGGATGTCCTTTTTGGATAAACGTCTACAG GTAAAAGAACATCAACATGAGGAAATTCAGAATGTCCGAAATCACATTCACTCGTGTTTCTCCAACGTCACCTGTTTTCTCCTACCACACCCTGGACTCCAGGTGGCCACAAGCCCTGACTTTGATGGGAAATTGAAAG ATATTGCCAGTGAATTCAAAGAGCAGTTACAGGTCCTGATCCCATTTGTGTTAAACCCGGCGAACTTAATGGAAAAGGAGATCAATGGCTCAAAAGTCACCTGTCGGGGGCTCTTGGAGTATTTTAAG GCATATATTAAAATTTACCAAGGAGAAGATCTGCCTCATCCCAAATCTATGCTTCAG GCCACTGCTGAAGCCAACAATTTAGCAGCTGCAGCGTCCGCCAAAGACATTTATTATAACAACATGGAGGAG gTTTGTGGGGGAGAGAAACCTTATTTGTCTCCAGACATTCTAGAGGAGAAGCACTGTGAATTCAAGCAGCTTGCTCTGGACCATTTTAGGAAGACCAAGAAGATGGGTGGGCAGGATTTTAGCCTTCATTAccagcaggagctggaggaggagatcAGGGAGCTCTATGAGAACTTCTGCAAGCACAATGCCAGCAAGAACGTCTTCAGCACCTTCCGAACCCCCACGGTGCTTTTCACGGGCATCGTGATTTTGTACATAGCCTCAGGCCTCACTGGCTTTGTTGGTCTTGAGATTGTGGCCCAGCTGTTCAACTGCATGGTTGGGCTGCTGTTAATAGCACTTCTTACTTGGGGCTATATCAGGTACTCTGGTCAGTATCGCGAGCTGGGAGGAGCAATTGATTCTGGCGCCGCATACGTACTAGAGCAG GCTACTTCTCATATGGGGAATTCCACTCAGGCTGCCATGAGGGATGCCGTTGTTGGGAGGCCCCCTGTGGATAAAAAAGCTCAATAG
- the ATL3 gene encoding atlastin-3 isoform X3 codes for MESGKPGPVQVVLVQKDQHSYELEEKALASILLQDHIRDLDVVVVSVAGAFRKGKSFFLDFMLRYLYFQKEGGHSNWLGDSEEPLTGFSWRGGSDPETTGIQIWSEVFTVEKPGGKKVAVVLMDTQGAFDSQSTVKDCATIFALSTMTSSVQIYNLSQNIQEDDLQQLQLFTEYGRLAMDEIFQKPFQTLMFLVRDWSFPYEYSYGLEGGMSFLDKRLQVKEHQHEEIQNVRNHIHSCFSNVTCFLLPHPGLQVATSPDFDGKLKDIASEFKEQLQVLIPFVLNPANLMEKEINGSKVTCRGLLEYFKAYIKIYQGEDLPHPKSMLQATAEANNLAAAASAKDIYYNNMEEVCGGEKPYLSPDILEEKHCEFKQLALDHFRKTKKMGGQDFSLHYQQELEEEIRELYENFCKHNASKNVFSTFRTPTVLFTGIVILYIASGLTGFVGLEIVAQLFNCMVGLLLIALLTWGYIRYSGQYRELGGAIDSGAAYVLEQATSHMGNSTQAAMRDAVVGRPPVDKKAQ; via the exons ATGGAGAGTGGAAAGCCTGGCCCAGTGCAGGTTGTTTTGGTTCAGAAAGACCAGCATTCCTATGAGCTAGAAGAGAAAGCCTTGGCCAGCATTCTCTTGCAGGACCACATCCGAGACCTTGATGTGGTGGTGGTGTCGGTGGCTGGTGCCTTCCGAAAGGGCAAGTCCTTCTTCCTGGACTTCATGCTACGATATTTATATTTCCAG aagGAAGGTGGCCATTCAAATTGGTTGGGTGACTCAGAAGAACCATTAACAGGGTTTTCATGGAGAGGGGGCTCTGACCCAGAAACAACAGGGATTCAGATCTGGAGTGAAGTTTTTACTGTGGAGAAGCCGGGTGGGAAGAAG gTTGCAGTTGTTCTGATGGATACCCAGGGGGCGTTTGACAGCCAGTCTACTGTGAAGGACTGTGCCACCATCTTCGCTCTAAGCACCATGACTAGTTCTGTTCAG atttaTAATTTGTCCCAGAACATTCAGGAAGACGATCTTCAGCAGCTACAG ctcttcACAGAATACGGTCGTCTGGCAATGGATGAAATTTTCCAAAAGCCCTTCCAG ACGCTGATGTTTTTGGTTCGAGACTGGAGTTTCCCTTACGAATACAGCTATGGACTAGAGGGAGGGATGTCCTTTTTGGATAAACGTCTACAG GTAAAAGAACATCAACATGAGGAAATTCAGAATGTCCGAAATCACATTCACTCGTGTTTCTCCAACGTCACCTGTTTTCTCCTACCACACCCTGGACTCCAGGTGGCCACAAGCCCTGACTTTGATGGGAAATTGAAAG ATATTGCCAGTGAATTCAAAGAGCAGTTACAGGTCCTGATCCCATTTGTGTTAAACCCGGCGAACTTAATGGAAAAGGAGATCAATGGCTCAAAAGTCACCTGTCGGGGGCTCTTGGAGTATTTTAAG GCATATATTAAAATTTACCAAGGAGAAGATCTGCCTCATCCCAAATCTATGCTTCAG GCCACTGCTGAAGCCAACAATTTAGCAGCTGCAGCGTCCGCCAAAGACATTTATTATAACAACATGGAGGAG gTTTGTGGGGGAGAGAAACCTTATTTGTCTCCAGACATTCTAGAGGAGAAGCACTGTGAATTCAAGCAGCTTGCTCTGGACCATTTTAGGAAGACCAAGAAGATGGGTGGGCAGGATTTTAGCCTTCATTAccagcaggagctggaggaggagatcAGGGAGCTCTATGAGAACTTCTGCAAGCACAATGCCAGCAAGAACGTCTTCAGCACCTTCCGAACCCCCACGGTGCTTTTCACGGGCATCGTGATTTTGTACATAGCCTCAGGCCTCACTGGCTTTGTTGGTCTTGAGATTGTGGCCCAGCTGTTCAACTGCATGGTTGGGCTGCTGTTAATAGCACTTCTTACTTGGGGCTATATCAGGTACTCTGGTCAGTATCGCGAGCTGGGAGGAGCAATTGATTCTGGCGCCGCATACGTACTAGAGCAG GCTACTTCTCATATGGGGAATTCCACTCAGGCTGCCATGAGGGATGCCGTTGTTGGGAGGCCCCCTGTGGATAAAAAAGCTCAATAG
- the ATL3 gene encoding atlastin-3 isoform X2 — protein MLSPQRAVAAASGGAGDAMESGKPGPVQVVLVQKDQHSYELEEKALASILLQDHIRDLDVVVVSVAGAFRKGKSFFLDFMLRYLYFQKEGGHSNWLGDSEEPLTGFSWRGGSDPETTGIQIWSEVFTVEKPGGKKVAVVLMDTQGAFDSQSTVKDCATIFALSTMTSSVQIYNLSQNIQEDDLQQLQLFTEYGRLAMDEIFQKPFQTLMFLVRDWSFPYEYSYGLEGGMSFLDKRLQVKEHQHEEIQNVRNHIHSCFSNVTCFLLPHPGLQVATSPDFDGKLKDIASEFKEQLQVLIPFVLNPANLMEKEINGSKVTCRGLLEYFKAYIKIYQGEDLPHPKSMLQATAEANNLAAAASAKDIYYNNMEEVCGGEKPYLSPDILEEKHCEFKQLALDHFRKTKKMGGQDFSLHYQQELEEEIRELYENFCKHNASKNVFSTFRTPTVLFTGIVILYIASGLTGFVGLEIVAQLFNCMVGLLLIALLTWGYIRYSGQYRELGGAIDSGAAYVLEQATSHMGNSTQAAMRDAVVGRPPVDKKAQ, from the exons GTGATGCCATGGAGAGTGGAAAGCCTGGCCCAGTGCAGGTTGTTTTGGTTCAGAAAGACCAGCATTCCTATGAGCTAGAAGAGAAAGCCTTGGCCAGCATTCTCTTGCAGGACCACATCCGAGACCTTGATGTGGTGGTGGTGTCGGTGGCTGGTGCCTTCCGAAAGGGCAAGTCCTTCTTCCTGGACTTCATGCTACGATATTTATATTTCCAG aagGAAGGTGGCCATTCAAATTGGTTGGGTGACTCAGAAGAACCATTAACAGGGTTTTCATGGAGAGGGGGCTCTGACCCAGAAACAACAGGGATTCAGATCTGGAGTGAAGTTTTTACTGTGGAGAAGCCGGGTGGGAAGAAG gTTGCAGTTGTTCTGATGGATACCCAGGGGGCGTTTGACAGCCAGTCTACTGTGAAGGACTGTGCCACCATCTTCGCTCTAAGCACCATGACTAGTTCTGTTCAG atttaTAATTTGTCCCAGAACATTCAGGAAGACGATCTTCAGCAGCTACAG ctcttcACAGAATACGGTCGTCTGGCAATGGATGAAATTTTCCAAAAGCCCTTCCAG ACGCTGATGTTTTTGGTTCGAGACTGGAGTTTCCCTTACGAATACAGCTATGGACTAGAGGGAGGGATGTCCTTTTTGGATAAACGTCTACAG GTAAAAGAACATCAACATGAGGAAATTCAGAATGTCCGAAATCACATTCACTCGTGTTTCTCCAACGTCACCTGTTTTCTCCTACCACACCCTGGACTCCAGGTGGCCACAAGCCCTGACTTTGATGGGAAATTGAAAG ATATTGCCAGTGAATTCAAAGAGCAGTTACAGGTCCTGATCCCATTTGTGTTAAACCCGGCGAACTTAATGGAAAAGGAGATCAATGGCTCAAAAGTCACCTGTCGGGGGCTCTTGGAGTATTTTAAG GCATATATTAAAATTTACCAAGGAGAAGATCTGCCTCATCCCAAATCTATGCTTCAG GCCACTGCTGAAGCCAACAATTTAGCAGCTGCAGCGTCCGCCAAAGACATTTATTATAACAACATGGAGGAG gTTTGTGGGGGAGAGAAACCTTATTTGTCTCCAGACATTCTAGAGGAGAAGCACTGTGAATTCAAGCAGCTTGCTCTGGACCATTTTAGGAAGACCAAGAAGATGGGTGGGCAGGATTTTAGCCTTCATTAccagcaggagctggaggaggagatcAGGGAGCTCTATGAGAACTTCTGCAAGCACAATGCCAGCAAGAACGTCTTCAGCACCTTCCGAACCCCCACGGTGCTTTTCACGGGCATCGTGATTTTGTACATAGCCTCAGGCCTCACTGGCTTTGTTGGTCTTGAGATTGTGGCCCAGCTGTTCAACTGCATGGTTGGGCTGCTGTTAATAGCACTTCTTACTTGGGGCTATATCAGGTACTCTGGTCAGTATCGCGAGCTGGGAGGAGCAATTGATTCTGGCGCCGCATACGTACTAGAGCAG GCTACTTCTCATATGGGGAATTCCACTCAGGCTGCCATGAGGGATGCCGTTGTTGGGAGGCCCCCTGTGGATAAAAAAGCTCAATAG